The Xiphias gladius isolate SHS-SW01 ecotype Sanya breed wild chromosome 7, ASM1685928v1, whole genome shotgun sequence genome window below encodes:
- the dynll2a gene encoding dynein, light chain, LC8-type 2a — MTDRKAVIKNADMSEDMQQDAVDCATQAMEKYNIEKDIAAYIKKEFDKKYNPTWHCIVGRNFGSYVTHETKHFIYFYLGQVAILLFKSG, encoded by the exons ATGACGGACAGGAAAGCCGTGATCAAGAACGCCGACATGTCCGAGGACATGCAGCAGGACGCCGTGGACTGTGCCACCCAGGCCATGGAGAAGTACAACATAGAGAAGGACATCGCGGCTTACATCAAGAAG gagtttGACAAGAAGTACAACCCCACCTGGCACTGCATCGTCGGGAGGAACTTCGGCAGCTACGTCACCCACGAGACAAAGCATTTCATTTACTTCTACTTGGGCCAAGTGGCCATCTTGCTCTTCAAGTCTGGCTGA
- the srsf1a gene encoding serine/arginine-rich splicing factor 1A, protein MSGVVRGPAGNNDCRIYVGNLPPDIRTKDVEDVFYKYGTIRDIDLKNRRGGPPFAFIEFEDPRDADDAVYGRDGYDYDGYRLRVEFPRSGRGSRGGFGGIGGAPRGRYGPPSRRSEYRVIVSGLPQSGSWQDLKDHMREAGDVCYADVFRDGTGVVEFVRKEDMTYAVRKLDNTKFRSHEGETAYIRVKLDGPRSPSYGRSRSRSRGSRSRSRSRSASRSRSNSRGRGRGSPRYSPRHSRSRSRS, encoded by the exons ATGTCGGGTGTTGTACGAGGCCCTGCCGGGAACAACGACTGCCGAATTTATGTGGGAAATCTCCCCCCTGATATTCGCACAAAAGATGTGGAGGACGTGTTCTACAAATACGGGACAATTCGAGATATCGACCTGAAGAACCGGAGAGGGGGCCCGCCTTTCGCCTTCATTGAATTCGAAGATCCGAG GGACGCCGACGACGCCGTCTATGGACGTGATGGTTATGACTACGACGGCTACAGACTGCGTGTGGAGTTCCCTCGGAGCGGCAGGGGCTCCAGAGGCGGGTTTGGAGGGATCGGTGGAGCTCCCAGGGGAAGATACGGGCCTCCATCCAGACGCTCAGAGTACAGGGTCATTGTGTCGG GGCTGCCTCAAAGCGGCAGCTGGCAGGACCTGAAGGACCACATGCGCGAGGCAGGCGACGTGTGCTACGCCGACGTTTTCAGAGATGGAACCGGGGTTGTAGAATTTGTGCGCAAAGAGGACATGACCTATGCCGTTCGAAAGCTGGACAACACCAAATTCCGCTCACACGAG GGAGAGACTGCTTACATTCGTGTGAAATTAGACGGTCCCCGCAGCCCAAGTTATGGAAGATCACGCTCCCGCAGCCGTGGCAGCCGGAGCAGGAGCCGCAGTCGCAGCGCCAGCCGAAGCCGCAGCAATTCCCGTGGCCGTGGCAGAGGATCGCCCCGCTACTCGCCTCGTCACAGCCGCTCTCGCTCCCGTTCCTAA